The genomic stretch TGGACGTTCCGCCGTGGCGAAAAGGCTTTCTACTATCTTGAAGCCGGAGCCGGAGGGCTCGCGTCCACTGCGTCATCGAGTTGAGCGGCAAGCTCTCGCGGAACATCGTCAGCGAAACTGACCCAGGTAATGGCGTCGCTACGGTGATTGCAGCGCACCGGCGTTACCAGCCGTCTGACATGTGTGAGTAGAGCCCGCCGCAGTTGGCGGCCTCTTTCTCTTGCCGATGCGGATTCCATGTCGCCTGTTGGCACGAAGCGGACCTTCCGACCGCGCCGACGAACGTCGGCTTTCGGGGGCAAACCGGACTTGGGGCTCGCGTCAGCCGATGTCGCAGTTTGACCCAGACCGGACATTGGGGTGACCAGTTGCGAGGCCGGCTGTGTACCATTTCTCCCGCCGTCCGCTCGCAAAAGTGCTAGGCTTCAAACACTGGAACAGGCGCATTCTCGGGGGGCACACATGCAACGGCGCGAGTTCATATCAGTCGTCAGCGGCGCTGTAGCCAGCATGTTCTGCACTCCCGTGCAATCGGCGGGCAAAATTCAGCGTATCGGACTTTTGGACTTCACCGCTCGTGAGCCTAACCGCCAGCGGTTATGGGACGCGTTCCGGCAGCGAATGCGCGAGATCGGTTACCCCGAAGGCGAGACGGTCGTTTTCGAGCCGCGATGGGCCGAGAGCAAGGCCGACCGCGTCGATGCTCTCGCGGCGGAGCTGGTCAATTTGCCGGTCGATGTCCTCGTGGTCGCGAGCACATACGCGACACAGGCCGCCAAGCGCGCCAGCGGTACGATACCAATCGTCATGACGGGCTCCGCCGATCCGGTGGGCCAAGGTATTGTTGCCAGCCTGGGCCGGCCGGGCGGGAATATCACGGGGCTCACGGTAATCAATTCGGATTTGAGCGCCAAGCAACTGGAACTCCTGCGACAGGCTATTCCGCAGGCAACGCACATCGCCATGGTTTGGGATGCGGGATTCGAGGGTGCCAAAATCGCTGCGCGAAATGCTCAGAGCGCCGCCGAGGCGCTCGGCATATCGCTGCAATCCCTCCCAGTGCGGAGCGCCGATGAGTTCGATGGTGCCTTTGCGTCGCTGGTCCGCGACGGGGCTGCGGCAGTCGTCGTCGGCGGCAGCGCCCTTTTCTACGCCGAGGGCAAACGGCTTGTCGATCTGGCGGTGAAGCACGGACTACCCGCAGTGTTCAACGAAAGATCGTATGCCGAGGCCGGCGGCTTTATGTCCTACGGAAGCGATTTTGCTGAAAACTACCGCCGCGCCGCGGAATACGTGGATAAAATTCTCAAGGGCGCCAAGCCCGCTGATTTGCCAATTGAGCAGCCCACCAAGTTCGAGCTGGTGATAAACCTAGCCACCGCGAAGGTGCTTGGAATTACGATCCCTCCAAATCTGCTGGTGCAGGCGGAAGAGGTGATCGAATAAGCCAAACAACTTCCGCTTCTGGCACTTTTCAGACATGCCGGTCGCCTGGGGGATGTCCGTTCTCGGGGTTGAAGCGGAAGTGATCAGCGCCAGCGGCGACTTCCGAAATTGACCCAAACCGGGCGTGGCACGCGGCCCGCCGCATCCAGATGATCCGGCCATGGTTAAGGCGAGTGGACGCCTTGAGCCGAAGCTCGATAAACTCAGCGAACCCAGATAGGTATCTGCCAAGGCCAATTGCAAAAGCAACGGAAACACGCACATGCAAGACCTTACCGGACGGACAGCCTTCGTCACCGGAGCAGCATCAGGCATCGGATTAGGGATCGCCACGGCGCTGTCGCACGCCGGGGTGAATGTCATGTTATGCGACATCGAGGAAGAGGCGTTAGCAACGGCTGTAGCGAAATTGAAACTTACCAACGCCGACGTTGACGGCGTGAGAGCGGATGTATCGCTTAAAGCAGACCTCCAAGCCGCAGCGGATGCCACCGTGTCGCGCTACGGAAAAGTCCATATTCTGGTCAACAATGCGGGGGTCGCCGGCGGCCGGGGTTATGGTCATTGGACAGATGCGGGTTGGAATTGGGTTCTCGACGTCAATCTGATGTCGGTGATTTGGGGCATCGAGATTTTCGGTCCGCTGATCGAGGCGCACGGCGAAGGAGGGCAAGTTGTTTCCACGGCGTCCGTCTTCGGGCTGATCGCTGGAGGAAGTCCGCAGTATGATGTGACCAAATATGGAGTGGTGGCTCTGTCCGAAGGACTGCGTAAGGCGCTCGCGCCGCGGAAAATCGGGGTATCCGTCCTGTGTCCGGGCGTTGTCCGCACTCAGATCTTTAATTTTCGTCGCAACGTGCCGCAGCGGATCGTCGAGAAGATCGGCAGTCCGCCGACGGAAGGACCGATCGCCGATATTATCAAGGCACTCGAGGAGCGGATCAACAAATTTGGCATCGATCCGCTCTATGTCGGCGAACTGGTTCGCGAGGCAATCGAAAATGACTGGCCCTACATCTTCACCGACACCGAGCACGAAGCCACGATCGACAGGCGCTTCGCCGCGATCAAGCAGGGCTTCGACCGCATCCGCGGAAGGACGCCGCGGCGCTAGCTTATCGCAGTCTGCTCACGGCCGCTTTTGGCACTTTTCGGACATGCCGAGCGCTCCGCGAATGTCCGCTGTTGGGGGCGGAGCGGAAGTGCCAAAGGCGCGGGTGGAAGTCAGCTTTTGACCCAAACCGGACGTGCGCCGTTGAAGATATTGAAATTCCCCTGTCTCGATTTCCCGCGAAGTGTTAGCTGTGGATAAGGGTTAGGGAGCTGAATCGGATGAATCGGCGAGAGTTCATAGCAGCCATCGGCACTGCGGCTCTTGCTCGGCCAAGTGGCGCCAGCGCGCAAGCACCTGGGAAAATTCCTAGAATAGGCGTGCTTTGGCATGCGGCAAGCGCCGAAGCGGAAGGAAGCTACTTCACATCTCTAACTCAGGGCTTCAAAGACCTTGGTTATGTGGAAGGGCGGACAATTCTGTTCGAGCATCGATACGCTGACGAGGAATACGACCGGTTCCGGGCGCTCGCCCAGGAGCTTGTCGCACTGAAAGTCGATGTCGTCATGGCGTCCATTCTCCCCGCCGCGCGTGCTGCCGAACAGGCGACGCAAACGATTCCGGTTGTCTTCGTGATCATATCTGATCCAGTCCGCAGCGGGCTCGCTGAAAGCTTGGCGCACCCGGGCCGCAATCTAACGGGCATGTCGAATGTTTCGGAGGATCTCACTGCCAAAAGAGTTCAGATTTTCAAAGACGCCGTGCCAAACCTCAAACGGATGGGTCTGATTGTGCATCCGGGAGGGCAGAGCCCGCAATGGGTTTTCGACGAGTACGTTGCCGCCGCGGCAGGTCTCGGGATTGACACCATAGTGCTTGAAGTCGGCAGTCCCGCCGATATCGATGCTGCCATGGACAGGGCAAGGAATCAACGCCTCGACGCCGTCGCGACAGCCCCCGATTCAATGATCTTCAACTTACGACAACAACTCGCCGTCCTGGCGCTTGAGTATCGAATACCGATGATGGGCGCCAATCTGGACGCGGCCACGGCGGGGGCGCTCTTGGCTTATGGGCCGAACCATGCCGATATTTTTCGGCGCTCCGCGGCCGTGGTAGACAAAATTCTAAAGGGCGAGAAGCCCGGCGACATCCCGGTCCAACGACCCGTGACCTTTAATCTGCGGCTTAATCTTAAGACTGCGAGAAAACTCGGCCTCGATATCTCGCCCTTTTTCATTGCCCGCGCCGACGAGGTAATTGAATAGTGCCCGGCACTTCCGCTGCTGGCACTTTTCGGACGTGCCTACCGCGCTCCCGAATGTCCGGTGTTGGGGGTAAAGCATAAGTGCCAGAGGCGTGGGTCGAGGTCGGTTTTTGACCTAGGCTGTATGAAAACTCAAACGCTGAACTTGCGCGTAGAATTTTCATCTCGATTTCGTCGTTGCGGAAACCAATCGCATTGGTAGGTGCTGGCAGAAGGCGATTGAAAAAGCAATTCTGAGCGTCATTGGCTCAAACGCGTTTTCACACAGCCTGGACCCAAACGGTCATCGCTCTCGAAATATACCTGCTT from Bradyrhizobium sp. Ash2021 encodes the following:
- a CDS encoding ABC transporter substrate-binding protein; translated protein: MQRREFISVVSGAVASMFCTPVQSAGKIQRIGLLDFTAREPNRQRLWDAFRQRMREIGYPEGETVVFEPRWAESKADRVDALAAELVNLPVDVLVVASTYATQAAKRASGTIPIVMTGSADPVGQGIVASLGRPGGNITGLTVINSDLSAKQLELLRQAIPQATHIAMVWDAGFEGAKIAARNAQSAAEALGISLQSLPVRSADEFDGAFASLVRDGAAAVVVGGSALFYAEGKRLVDLAVKHGLPAVFNERSYAEAGGFMSYGSDFAENYRRAAEYVDKILKGAKPADLPIEQPTKFELVINLATAKVLGITIPPNLLVQAEEVIE
- a CDS encoding SDR family NAD(P)-dependent oxidoreductase translates to MQDLTGRTAFVTGAASGIGLGIATALSHAGVNVMLCDIEEEALATAVAKLKLTNADVDGVRADVSLKADLQAAADATVSRYGKVHILVNNAGVAGGRGYGHWTDAGWNWVLDVNLMSVIWGIEIFGPLIEAHGEGGQVVSTASVFGLIAGGSPQYDVTKYGVVALSEGLRKALAPRKIGVSVLCPGVVRTQIFNFRRNVPQRIVEKIGSPPTEGPIADIIKALEERINKFGIDPLYVGELVREAIENDWPYIFTDTEHEATIDRRFAAIKQGFDRIRGRTPRR
- a CDS encoding ABC transporter substrate-binding protein, which translates into the protein MNRREFIAAIGTAALARPSGASAQAPGKIPRIGVLWHAASAEAEGSYFTSLTQGFKDLGYVEGRTILFEHRYADEEYDRFRALAQELVALKVDVVMASILPAARAAEQATQTIPVVFVIISDPVRSGLAESLAHPGRNLTGMSNVSEDLTAKRVQIFKDAVPNLKRMGLIVHPGGQSPQWVFDEYVAAAAGLGIDTIVLEVGSPADIDAAMDRARNQRLDAVATAPDSMIFNLRQQLAVLALEYRIPMMGANLDAATAGALLAYGPNHADIFRRSAAVVDKILKGEKPGDIPVQRPVTFNLRLNLKTARKLGLDISPFFIARADEVIE